One window from the genome of Echinicola vietnamensis DSM 17526 encodes:
- a CDS encoding M16 family metallopeptidase: MSYNIKALPNGIRIVHQEVTHTRLVHCGFILDIGSRDETKEQAGLAHFWEHMAFKGTQKRKSFHILNRLESVGGELNAYTTKEKICFYSSILKEHFNKAAELLYDITFHSTFPVKQIEKERQVILEEMAMYRDSPDDAIQDEFDEVVFQNHSLGRNILGTEDTVGSFTQNDFFDFISTRMDTSKIVFSVVGNISFKKVLRQLEPKLNQIPSKKSLYQRSDFRHYQPKTETIYKEISQAHCAIGKPAYSLYHPDRYKLYLLNNILGGPSMNSRLNLALREKYGYVYSVESAYQVYKDTGFIGIFYGTEEKTFKKAQKLVLRELKRLREKKLGTMQLHMAKEQAIGQMAMAEENHAALMLVFGKSLLDKGRIDSLDHIFSLIRNTTSEELQHIANEMFREDELSFLTYLPH; this comes from the coding sequence ATGTCATATAATATCAAAGCGTTACCAAATGGTATCCGCATCGTCCATCAAGAGGTGACACACACCAGACTGGTCCATTGCGGGTTTATTCTGGATATCGGCAGCAGGGATGAGACAAAAGAGCAGGCCGGACTGGCACATTTCTGGGAACACATGGCCTTCAAAGGCACCCAGAAGCGAAAGTCCTTTCACATCCTGAACAGATTGGAATCCGTAGGCGGGGAATTGAATGCCTACACTACCAAGGAAAAAATATGCTTTTATTCCTCCATCTTAAAGGAACATTTTAACAAGGCAGCTGAATTGCTTTATGACATTACTTTTCATAGCACCTTCCCCGTAAAGCAGATCGAAAAAGAACGTCAGGTAATCCTGGAGGAGATGGCGATGTACCGTGATTCTCCTGACGATGCCATCCAAGACGAGTTTGATGAAGTGGTTTTCCAAAACCATTCGCTGGGCAGAAATATCCTTGGTACGGAAGATACTGTCGGTAGCTTCACGCAAAATGACTTCTTTGATTTCATATCCACCCGTATGGACACCTCTAAGATCGTCTTTTCGGTGGTGGGGAACATCTCCTTCAAAAAAGTCCTTCGGCAGCTGGAACCCAAGCTAAATCAAATTCCCTCGAAAAAGAGTCTTTATCAGAGAAGTGATTTCAGGCACTATCAACCAAAAACCGAAACCATTTACAAGGAAATCAGTCAAGCCCACTGTGCCATCGGAAAGCCTGCGTATTCATTGTACCATCCTGACCGCTATAAGCTTTACCTGCTGAACAACATCTTGGGAGGCCCCAGCATGAATTCACGCCTAAACCTTGCCTTAAGGGAAAAATATGGATACGTTTATAGCGTAGAATCTGCCTATCAAGTGTACAAAGACACCGGTTTTATAGGTATATTTTATGGTACAGAGGAAAAAACCTTTAAAAAAGCCCAAAAACTGGTATTGCGTGAGCTCAAACGGTTACGGGAAAAGAAACTGGGAACGATGCAGCTGCATATGGCCAAGGAACAGGCTATTGGACAAATGGCCATGGCCGAGGAAAACCACGCCGCGCTCATGTTGGTATTTGGCAAGAGCTTGCTCGACAAAGGCCGAATCGATTCCCTGGACCATATCTTCAGCCTGATCAGAAACACCACCTCCGAAGAGCTTCAACACATAGCCAATGAGATGTTCCGAGAGGATGAACTTAGTTTTCTCACTTATTTACCCCACTAA
- a CDS encoding O-methyltransferase — protein MEFISEDLLQYCQDHTTEEDDLLQRISRDTHAKVLMPRMLSGHLQGKTLELFTKMQRPKTILEIGTYTGYSAICMARGLDKDGKIITIDKNDELEEMVREYFAASGLDDQIQYILGNAMELIPGLNETFDMVFIDADKRNYSNYYHMIIDKVNPGGLILADNVLWSGKVVDDHQGKADKSTQAILDFNKMVQEDDRVENVLFPIRDGIMMARKR, from the coding sequence ATGGAATTCATTAGCGAGGACCTATTACAATACTGCCAGGATCACACAACCGAAGAAGACGATCTTCTACAGCGGATTTCCCGTGATACCCATGCCAAGGTACTGATGCCAAGGATGCTTTCCGGGCACCTGCAAGGAAAGACCTTGGAGTTATTCACCAAAATGCAACGTCCCAAAACCATCCTCGAAATAGGAACCTACACCGGTTATTCTGCCATTTGTATGGCAAGGGGCCTGGACAAGGACGGAAAGATCATTACGATCGATAAAAATGACGAACTAGAAGAAATGGTAAGGGAGTATTTTGCTGCTTCAGGACTGGACGACCAGATCCAATATATCCTGGGAAATGCCATGGAGCTCATCCCTGGACTCAACGAGACCTTTGACATGGTCTTTATCGATGCGGACAAAAGAAACTACTCCAATTACTATCACATGATCATCGATAAAGTCAATCCGGGAGGATTGATCCTCGCAGACAATGTACTGTGGTCAGGAAAGGTCGTCGATGACCACCAAGGCAAAGCGGACAAATCCACTCAGGCCATTCTGGACTTCAATAAAATGGTTCAGGAAGATGACCGTGTGGAAAATGTGCTATTCCCCATCAGGGATGGCATCATGATGGCCAGAAAGCGGTAG
- a CDS encoding lytic transglycosylase domain-containing protein: MLHRPTKTIYIGLIFFIFAAINLAYAQAPRVPQTIRFADMTLHLNSQAQRDIQLDVDALHRNPSYFKTKMERVDLYMPIIESVLREQGVPDDIKYLVIQESGLIPDAVSTSNAVGFWQFKKGTAHEVFLQVDHHIDERKNIVASTKGAALYLKKNNSKFDNWVCAMVAYQMGLGGAQNYFGSQYNGDKTMKITRNTHWYFKKFLAHKIAFEGQLGKFINNQHLEVIEVQGPTTLGQLAKNLKVSESHLEEYNKWVSRKKIPGDKTYSLTYLATGTPSYRPVLTSSNTSSPVSTPKAVGTNHAGYPKISGTQSQPFEKNQIRINGIKGIIAAVTTTSDDFSERIGIREGKFRRVNDLSKSDPVVKGQYYYTKRKKGKAKTPYHVVRKGETLWGISQAYGIRLHSLKAKNRLYKDEDLREGMVLKLQKYLRRNEAFEYRQVSPSPSNRQTNTAKPSPTPAGTTDPIPAQKVTPDNRQLTHKVAKGETLYAIARKYGVTVSQIQQWNNISNQSLIHVGQELIIHRD, from the coding sequence ATGCTTCATCGACCGACCAAAACTATTTATATTGGACTGATCTTTTTCATTTTTGCCGCGATAAACCTCGCCTATGCCCAGGCCCCACGGGTTCCCCAGACCATCCGTTTTGCCGACATGACCCTCCATCTCAACAGTCAGGCCCAACGTGATATCCAGCTGGATGTGGACGCCCTTCATCGTAACCCAAGTTACTTCAAAACGAAAATGGAAAGGGTCGACTTGTATATGCCGATCATCGAAAGTGTTTTGCGCGAACAGGGTGTTCCAGACGACATTAAGTATTTGGTCATTCAAGAAAGTGGGCTGATCCCAGATGCCGTTTCCACCTCCAATGCGGTGGGCTTTTGGCAATTTAAAAAAGGAACCGCTCATGAAGTGTTTTTACAGGTCGATCATCATATTGACGAACGAAAAAACATCGTCGCTTCGACCAAAGGGGCAGCCCTATACCTGAAGAAAAACAACAGCAAATTTGACAACTGGGTGTGTGCCATGGTGGCTTACCAAATGGGCCTGGGAGGTGCCCAAAATTATTTTGGCTCCCAATACAATGGGGATAAAACCATGAAGATTACGCGAAACACCCATTGGTACTTTAAAAAATTCTTGGCGCACAAAATTGCTTTTGAAGGCCAACTGGGAAAATTCATCAACAACCAACATTTGGAAGTGATCGAGGTACAAGGCCCTACCACGCTTGGACAACTGGCCAAAAACCTAAAGGTCAGTGAATCACATCTAGAGGAATACAACAAATGGGTCAGCCGTAAGAAAATCCCCGGAGACAAAACCTATAGCCTCACGTACCTGGCAACAGGAACACCATCATACCGCCCTGTCCTGACCTCAAGCAATACATCTTCCCCTGTAAGCACTCCAAAAGCTGTTGGAACCAATCATGCCGGCTACCCCAAAATAAGCGGGACCCAATCCCAGCCTTTTGAGAAAAACCAAATCCGAATAAACGGCATAAAGGGAATCATCGCTGCGGTAACCACTACTTCCGATGATTTTTCCGAACGTATTGGGATCCGAGAAGGGAAATTCAGAAGGGTAAATGACCTATCCAAATCAGACCCCGTCGTCAAAGGCCAGTATTACTACACCAAAAGAAAAAAAGGAAAAGCAAAAACGCCTTATCATGTGGTCAGAAAAGGAGAAACCTTATGGGGAATTTCTCAGGCCTATGGCATCCGGTTACATTCACTGAAGGCTAAAAACAGGTTATACAAAGACGAAGACCTCCGGGAAGGAATGGTCTTAAAATTACAGAAGTATCTTAGGCGGAATGAAGCGTTCGAATATCGGCAAGTATCTCCGTCTCCTTCCAATAGGCAAACGAATACCGCTAAACCTTCGCCAACTCCTGCCGGAACCACTGACCCAATCCCTGCCCAAAAAGTGACGCCCGACAATCGTCAACTTACACATAAGGTCGCAAAAGGAGAAACGCTCTATGCCATTGCGCGCAAATATGGCGTCACCGTTTCCCAGATCCAACAATGGAACAACATCTCCAACCAATCGCTGATTCATGTGGGACAGGAGCTAATCATTCACCGAGATTGA
- a CDS encoding DUF3078 domain-containing protein, producing the protein MIRRLTCLLFVLMTSIQCALAQDNMSDIVPDTVLINGDTLVMLGDSLIIREEVRPTFWKTGGNYNLSVQQVSLSNWAAGGASSFALNTGVNLFANYKKNNKIWETSLSVNFGFNRQSDRAYKTRKTNDNFKFVSKYGRELSKGFYLSTQLEARTQLLEGYKYFKESGSDLESRNLISDFLSPGYVQSSTGLNYQKEKDGFKFSSILSPFTGRFTIVLNDSLSQAGAFGIVPGDKVKPEAGASLGTSIDMRVMENINWKADLNLFSNYGKFGNMVVNFNSTISMKVNKYISTRVETVLIYDENVFIEMDDGSKSRAVQLQNLINFGLGIDF; encoded by the coding sequence ATGATTCGGCGCCTTACCTGTTTACTTTTCGTATTGATGACAAGCATTCAATGTGCTTTGGCTCAGGACAACATGTCCGACATTGTGCCCGACACTGTCCTTATCAATGGCGATACACTGGTGATGCTAGGCGATAGCCTCATTATTAGAGAAGAAGTAAGGCCTACTTTCTGGAAAACTGGAGGCAATTACAACCTCAGTGTCCAACAGGTAAGCTTATCCAACTGGGCTGCGGGTGGTGCCAGTTCTTTCGCACTGAACACAGGAGTCAACCTATTTGCCAACTACAAGAAAAACAATAAAATTTGGGAAACATCCCTATCCGTTAACTTTGGTTTTAACAGGCAATCGGACCGGGCCTATAAAACCCGAAAGACCAATGACAACTTCAAGTTTGTCAGTAAATATGGCCGGGAATTATCCAAGGGTTTTTACTTGTCCACCCAACTTGAAGCCAGGACACAGCTATTGGAAGGTTATAAATATTTTAAAGAAAGCGGCTCCGACTTGGAGTCCAGGAATTTGATATCCGATTTTCTCAGCCCCGGATATGTCCAGTCCTCTACCGGTTTGAATTACCAAAAAGAAAAGGATGGCTTTAAGTTTTCTTCTATCCTATCCCCTTTTACTGGCCGATTCACGATTGTTCTTAACGATTCCCTGAGTCAAGCAGGTGCTTTTGGCATTGTCCCAGGCGACAAGGTAAAGCCGGAAGCAGGTGCATCCCTGGGTACTTCCATCGATATGCGCGTAATGGAAAACATCAACTGGAAAGCCGACCTAAACCTCTTCTCCAACTACGGAAAATTTGGCAACATGGTGGTCAACTTTAACTCTACCATCAGCATGAAAGTCAATAAATATATCAGCACTAGGGTGGAAACGGTCCTGATCTATGATGAAAATGTCTTCATTGAAATGGATGATGGCAGTAAATCCAGGGCAGTACAGCTCCAAAATCTCATCAATTTCGGTTTGGGAATCGACTTTTAA
- a CDS encoding DNA polymerase III subunit gamma/tau encodes MENFVVSARKYRPSNFKSVVGQQHITTTLKNAIKNNHLAQAFLFCGPRGVGKTTCARILAKTINCENLSDDFEACNECESCKAFNTNSSFNVHELDAASNNSVDDIRNLVDQVRYAPQKGSYKIYIIDEVHMLSTQAFNAFLKTLEEPPKYAIFILATTEKHKIIPTILSRCQIFDFNRIQIKDIAEHLKYIASEEDISYEDEALRLIAAKADGALRDALSIFDLIVTYSAGNKLTYTETINNLHILDYDYYFKVTDALLAESVSNVLLIFDEILKKGFDGHNFIVGLSEHFRNLMVCKDAATVELLQVSDSAQERYIEQSAKSNLSFLLSALNICNQCDIHYKGSKNQRLHVELALMKLAKLPQAISLAAVAREEAKKKD; translated from the coding sequence ATGGAAAATTTTGTAGTCTCAGCAAGAAAATATAGACCTTCCAATTTTAAAAGTGTGGTGGGGCAGCAGCACATTACCACTACCCTTAAAAATGCCATTAAAAACAACCATTTGGCCCAGGCATTCCTGTTTTGTGGGCCACGTGGGGTAGGGAAGACGACTTGCGCAAGGATCCTTGCAAAAACCATCAATTGTGAAAACCTTTCCGATGACTTTGAAGCTTGTAACGAGTGCGAATCATGTAAGGCATTCAATACCAATAGCTCTTTTAACGTCCATGAGTTGGATGCTGCTTCCAACAACTCCGTAGATGATATCAGAAACTTGGTGGATCAGGTAAGGTATGCACCTCAAAAAGGCAGTTATAAAATCTACATCATCGATGAGGTGCACATGCTGTCTACGCAAGCTTTCAATGCTTTTCTGAAAACACTGGAGGAGCCTCCAAAATACGCCATTTTTATTTTGGCGACTACAGAAAAGCATAAGATCATTCCGACCATTCTTTCGCGTTGTCAGATCTTTGATTTTAACCGAATTCAAATCAAGGATATTGCCGAGCATTTAAAATACATCGCTTCTGAGGAGGATATTTCCTATGAAGATGAGGCATTGCGGTTGATAGCGGCCAAGGCGGATGGGGCATTGCGGGATGCCCTTTCGATCTTTGACCTGATCGTGACGTATTCGGCAGGAAATAAGCTGACTTATACCGAGACGATTAATAATCTCCATATCTTGGATTACGATTATTATTTTAAGGTCACAGATGCCCTGTTGGCGGAAAGTGTTTCAAACGTACTGTTGATTTTTGATGAAATCCTTAAAAAAGGATTCGATGGACATAATTTTATCGTTGGGCTGAGCGAGCATTTTAGAAACCTGATGGTTTGCAAGGATGCGGCGACCGTTGAATTGCTGCAGGTTTCTGATAGTGCCCAAGAACGCTATATCGAGCAGTCTGCAAAATCCAACCTGTCCTTTTTACTTTCTGCACTGAATATTTGCAACCAATGCGATATCCATTATAAGGGAAGTAAGAACCAAAGGCTTCATGTGGAGCTGGCGTTGATGAAGTTGGCCAAATTGCCCCAGGCCATATCGTTAGCTGCCGTGGCAAGGGAAGAGGCAAAAAAAAAAGACTAG
- a CDS encoding polysaccharide biosynthesis protein, producing MIKWITRTIDSVILFHSIVLAYFLRFNFEWEVIHQYPVLDSGLLFMFLGVGAMLLTEKEKWLGSRSRIGNFALVAHTVMVALMLASLACLVTEKLVLKAPFVPISVLVIGALLAYFFMSLYRLFVKEFYGMYLKKKQPQKHIVIFGAGEAGRLSKTVLGSQVGSNQKIHAFLDDDMQKAGGSIGGIPVYHGLDRLKTLQRDHAISDLLISIMCISPRRKKEIIEECLQLGIKVSVVPSIDEWVKGGFNVGKIRQIKIEDLLSRPEISLDNPAVFSQISDRVVMVTGAAGSIGSELCRKIIEHKPALLIMVDKAESALYDVEQEFRSGRWKSQIKPILADIRDAKKMDRIFKMYKPAIVYHAAAYKHVPMMENYPEEAVTSNVLATKNLADLSVLHNVSQFVFVSTDKAVNPTNVMGASKRIAEIYIQALSRYLDVEKGQVTKFAITRFGNVLGSNGSVIPLFKKQIEQGGPVMVTDPNISRYFMTISEACQLILEAGAMSTGNEIFIFDMGEPVKILDLAKKMIQLSDKKIGEDIKIVFTGLREGEKLHEELLCHSEQLQITHHPKIRVVKMGDMAFSKVNYQIEFFERLLILSSDTEIVRHIKHIVPEYVSNTSRYHVLDRLN from the coding sequence ATGATAAAATGGATCACCCGTACAATTGATTCGGTGATTCTATTTCATTCCATTGTCCTTGCATATTTTTTAAGATTTAATTTTGAGTGGGAAGTTATCCATCAGTATCCAGTTTTGGATAGTGGATTGCTTTTTATGTTTTTAGGAGTAGGAGCGATGCTTTTGACGGAAAAGGAGAAGTGGCTTGGAAGTAGATCACGGATAGGAAATTTCGCTTTAGTGGCGCATACCGTCATGGTAGCACTTATGCTAGCATCTCTAGCCTGTTTGGTGACAGAAAAGCTGGTGCTAAAGGCTCCCTTCGTGCCTATTTCTGTACTCGTTATAGGTGCGCTTTTAGCGTATTTTTTCATGTCTTTATATCGATTGTTTGTCAAGGAGTTCTATGGGATGTATTTAAAGAAAAAACAGCCACAAAAGCATATTGTGATTTTCGGGGCTGGTGAAGCGGGGAGGCTGTCCAAAACGGTTTTAGGAAGCCAAGTCGGATCCAATCAAAAGATCCATGCCTTCTTGGATGATGATATGCAGAAAGCAGGAGGAAGCATTGGCGGGATACCTGTTTATCATGGACTGGATCGGCTCAAAACCCTCCAGAGAGATCATGCCATTTCTGATTTATTGATTTCTATTATGTGCATTTCCCCAAGAAGGAAAAAGGAAATTATTGAGGAATGTTTGCAGCTGGGGATCAAGGTAAGTGTCGTGCCATCCATTGACGAATGGGTGAAGGGAGGTTTTAACGTGGGTAAGATTCGGCAAATCAAAATCGAAGACTTACTGTCCCGACCTGAAATATCACTGGATAACCCAGCGGTGTTCAGCCAAATCTCAGATCGGGTGGTCATGGTGACCGGGGCCGCAGGATCCATAGGGAGTGAGTTGTGCCGTAAGATTATCGAGCATAAGCCAGCCTTATTGATTATGGTGGATAAAGCGGAATCAGCGCTTTATGACGTAGAGCAAGAGTTTAGGAGTGGTCGTTGGAAAAGCCAAATCAAGCCTATCTTGGCAGATATTCGAGATGCCAAAAAGATGGATCGTATTTTCAAAATGTACAAACCTGCTATTGTATACCATGCAGCCGCCTACAAACATGTTCCCATGATGGAGAACTATCCAGAGGAGGCTGTTACCAGTAATGTGCTGGCCACCAAAAATCTTGCGGACTTGTCGGTGCTGCATAATGTAAGTCAGTTTGTTTTTGTCAGTACGGACAAGGCGGTAAACCCGACCAATGTAATGGGGGCGTCCAAGCGGATAGCGGAAATTTATATCCAAGCTTTGAGCAGGTATCTTGATGTGGAAAAGGGCCAAGTCACAAAATTTGCCATTACCCGGTTTGGAAATGTGCTAGGGTCCAATGGCTCTGTCATCCCACTGTTTAAGAAGCAGATTGAACAAGGAGGGCCTGTTATGGTCACCGATCCCAATATTTCAAGGTATTTCATGACCATCAGTGAGGCTTGTCAGTTGATACTTGAGGCTGGAGCGATGTCCACTGGAAACGAAATTTTTATTTTTGATATGGGAGAGCCTGTGAAGATCCTGGATCTGGCCAAGAAAATGATCCAGTTAAGCGATAAAAAAATAGGAGAAGACATCAAAATCGTATTTACAGGACTACGTGAAGGTGAAAAGTTGCACGAAGAGCTCCTGTGTCATTCAGAGCAGCTACAGATCACCCACCATCCCAAAATCCGAGTGGTGAAAATGGGCGATATGGCTTTCAGTAAGGTGAATTATCAAATAGAGTTTTTTGAGCGATTGTTAATCTTAAGTTCGGACACTGAAATTGTCAGACATATTAAGCATATTGTGCCCGAATACGTCAGCAATACCTCTCGGTACCATGTTTTGGATCGGTTAAATTGA
- a CDS encoding sugar transferase, which produces MYRRILKPSIDLLVGWSGLILSLPLLIPLSVILAIDFKGNPFFVQDRIGKGGKIFKIFKLRTMKDIVQSNGDLLPDKERLTLLGRWLRKASLDELPQFLNVALGDMSLIGPRPLLVDYLPLYSKEESKRHAVKPGITGLAQVNGRNTISWKEKFAYDLEYVNRISFKLDVRILVKSVRKPFDVKDVYTEEEYVAPFRGHE; this is translated from the coding sequence ATGTATCGTAGGATATTAAAGCCATCGATTGATTTGTTGGTGGGGTGGTCAGGACTTATCCTATCCTTACCTTTACTAATCCCCCTTTCTGTCATATTGGCCATAGACTTTAAGGGAAACCCTTTTTTTGTTCAGGATAGAATAGGGAAAGGAGGGAAGATCTTCAAAATCTTTAAGCTACGAACCATGAAAGACATAGTTCAATCCAATGGGGATCTGTTGCCTGATAAGGAGCGTTTAACGCTTTTAGGTAGATGGTTGAGGAAGGCTTCCTTGGATGAACTTCCACAGTTTCTGAATGTTGCTTTGGGTGATATGAGTTTAATCGGTCCCAGGCCTTTGTTAGTGGATTATCTTCCTTTGTACAGCAAGGAAGAATCAAAGCGCCATGCTGTTAAACCAGGCATTACGGGGCTGGCGCAGGTAAATGGTAGAAATACGATCAGTTGGAAAGAAAAATTTGCTTATGACCTGGAATACGTTAACCGAATAAGCTTTAAGCTGGACGTTAGGATTTTGGTCAAGTCTGTAAGGAAACCATTTGACGTGAAAGATGTCTACACGGAGGAAGAATATGTAGCTCCATTTCGAGGCCATGAATAG
- a CDS encoding aminotransferase class I/II-fold pyridoxal phosphate-dependent enzyme, with product MARVKLSEPVFSEDITDQVREALSRREVGYQGSYVYSFIAKLQGYTGCDHIGVYSSGTAALHLALRMAGVQPGDEVLCQSLTFSASANPIKYLGATPVFVGSERETWNMSPKHLEAALEDRKSKGGRVRAVIPVHVFGMPANMKAIMEIANYYGVAVVEDAAEALGASVDGQFCGTIGDYGVYSFNANKIITTGGGGALLTKSEEKIHEANFLALQAKDPAPHYEHSQLGYNYAFSNLNAILGCSQMDQLQEKLDQRRRVFEWYSSFLSERGVAFQESNHNLTSSRWLTAITLPCAGQAEQLREFLESKNIESRPVWKPMHLQPFYRSCAYYGDGVEEQYFKNGLCLPSGNGLTYEDVAFVSSGILEFLEKSSHHVS from the coding sequence GTGAGGATATTACAGATCAAGTGCGTGAAGCTTTATCAAGAAGAGAAGTGGGCTATCAAGGTTCATATGTTTATTCCTTCATAGCAAAGCTTCAGGGATATACTGGGTGTGATCATATTGGTGTTTATTCCTCAGGTACCGCAGCGCTTCATTTGGCTTTAAGAATGGCAGGAGTTCAACCTGGAGATGAAGTTTTGTGCCAATCCCTAACCTTTTCCGCTTCTGCAAACCCCATAAAGTACCTGGGAGCTACTCCTGTTTTTGTGGGAAGTGAGCGAGAGACATGGAATATGTCTCCGAAACACCTTGAAGCCGCATTGGAGGATAGAAAAAGTAAGGGGGGACGCGTAAGGGCTGTCATACCGGTGCATGTTTTTGGAATGCCGGCCAACATGAAGGCGATCATGGAAATTGCCAATTATTATGGTGTGGCTGTTGTCGAAGATGCAGCAGAAGCTTTGGGTGCTTCTGTAGATGGTCAGTTTTGTGGAACGATAGGCGACTACGGTGTTTATTCTTTCAATGCCAATAAAATCATTACCACAGGGGGAGGCGGAGCACTGTTGACTAAAAGTGAAGAAAAGATACATGAGGCTAATTTTTTAGCCCTACAGGCAAAGGATCCGGCTCCACATTATGAGCATAGTCAGTTGGGATATAATTATGCCTTTAGTAACCTCAATGCCATATTAGGTTGTAGTCAAATGGATCAATTACAAGAAAAACTTGATCAACGAAGACGTGTTTTTGAGTGGTATTCCTCTTTTCTGTCCGAAAGGGGTGTAGCATTTCAGGAAAGTAACCATAACCTCACCAGTAGCCGTTGGTTGACGGCCATTACATTGCCATGTGCGGGACAAGCTGAGCAGCTTAGGGAATTTCTCGAAAGTAAAAATATCGAATCCAGACCAGTATGGAAACCTATGCATTTACAGCCATTTTATCGTTCATGTGCCTATTATGGAGATGGAGTAGAGGAGCAGTATTTTAAAAATGGCCTGTGTCTACCATCAGGCAATGGCTTGACCTATGAAGATGTGGCTTTTGTTTCATCCGGTATATTAGAGTTTCTCGAAAAGTCATCCCATCATGTATCGTAG